A genomic stretch from Terriglobales bacterium includes:
- a CDS encoding copper oxidase codes for MQPHTARAAGAPVMVETPDVPQLPWRAVNGAKEFHLVAEPVRREIAPGKVLDVWGYNGSVPGPTIQITEGDRVRIIVDNHLPEPTSMHWHGFEIPHNMDGAPGTSQGLIPPGGRFVYEFTLHQNGTFFYHSHMAMQEMLGMIGAFIMHPKQAYQPRVDKDFAIILQEFAVLPNNSVPNTMNMEFNWLTFNGKAGPAATPLIVRLGDRVRIRWMNLGMDHHPIHLHGHTFYVTGSEGGRQPEAGWGPKNTALVGVAEALDFEFVANNPGDWMLHCHLPHHMMNQMSSNVGPLTRRPGMPMGVSMENGMGMLDGAPGAPLGDDYGPSLGRGMGVGSTNDQPVGNTALSPAKAARAMPGMQHGQMRPGESPSPQLPGNANQVPGFPQDAFMEGHMMAMDPLVAKPETYGLNPGWSGFMQGMMTFVRVLEPDRYEKIMALRRQQKPAEHSGTEHNHHG; via the coding sequence ATGCAGCCGCACACCGCGCGCGCTGCCGGCGCGCCAGTGATGGTCGAGACCCCGGATGTGCCACAACTCCCGTGGCGCGCGGTGAATGGCGCCAAGGAATTCCATCTCGTCGCCGAACCAGTCAGGCGCGAGATCGCGCCGGGCAAGGTCCTGGACGTGTGGGGCTACAACGGCAGCGTTCCGGGCCCTACCATCCAGATCACCGAAGGCGACCGCGTCCGCATCATCGTGGACAACCACCTGCCCGAACCCACCTCCATGCACTGGCACGGGTTTGAAATCCCGCACAACATGGACGGCGCTCCGGGAACGAGCCAGGGCCTGATCCCGCCTGGCGGCCGGTTTGTCTACGAATTCACCCTCCATCAGAACGGGACTTTCTTTTACCACTCCCACATGGCCATGCAGGAAATGCTCGGGATGATCGGCGCGTTCATCATGCATCCGAAGCAGGCCTACCAGCCGCGCGTCGACAAGGACTTCGCCATCATCCTCCAGGAGTTCGCGGTCCTGCCGAACAACTCCGTCCCCAACACGATGAACATGGAATTCAACTGGCTGACCTTCAACGGCAAGGCCGGGCCGGCGGCCACGCCCCTCATCGTGCGTCTCGGCGATCGCGTGCGAATCCGCTGGATGAACCTCGGGATGGACCATCATCCGATTCACCTGCACGGCCACACCTTCTACGTGACCGGGAGCGAGGGAGGGCGCCAGCCGGAGGCGGGATGGGGGCCGAAGAACACGGCGCTGGTCGGCGTCGCCGAAGCCCTGGATTTCGAGTTCGTCGCCAACAATCCTGGCGACTGGATGCTGCACTGCCATCTGCCCCACCACATGATGAACCAGATGTCGTCCAACGTCGGCCCGCTGACGCGCCGCCCGGGAATGCCCATGGGCGTGTCCATGGAAAACGGCATGGGGATGCTCGACGGCGCGCCGGGCGCGCCCCTCGGCGACGACTACGGCCCCAGCCTCGGGCGCGGCATGGGGGTTGGTTCCACCAACGACCAGCCGGTCGGCAACACCGCCCTGTCACCAGCGAAAGCGGCCCGGGCCATGCCGGGCATGCAGCACGGCCAGATGCGGCCTGGCGAATCGCCATCGCCGCAACTGCCCGGGAACGCCAACCAGGTCCCTGGGTTTCCGCAGGACGCCTTCATGGAGGGCCACATGATGGCGATGGACCCATTGGTCGCCAAACCTGAGACCTACGGGCTCAATCCCGGGTGGAGCGGCTTTATGCAGGGGATGATGACCTTCGTCCGCGTGCTGGAGCCCGATAGGTACGAAAAAATCATGGCCCTGCGCCGGCAGCAGAAGCCGGCGGAGCACTCCGGCACAGAGCACAACCACCATGGCTAA
- a CDS encoding xanthine dehydrogenase family protein subunit M, giving the protein MIPATFNYEAPRTLSEALNLLASNEDAKLLAGGHSLLPAMKLRLAAPALLVDLGRIGGLRYIRGTQDGIVIGAMTTHAEVAASALLKADCPLLPQTAEHIGDVQVRNRGTLGGSLAHADPAADYPAAILALDAELVAHSTTGERVIAAKDFFTGLFSTALGPGEIITEVRVPRTNGSGTAYKKFHHPASGFAVAGVAVVVRGTSAKLENAAVGITGVGPNAYRARKVEAALRGKPASAIAEAAQKAADGVEPLSDNFASAEYRRHLAKVFTRRAIEEALGT; this is encoded by the coding sequence ATGATTCCGGCAACCTTCAACTACGAAGCTCCGCGCACGCTGAGCGAGGCGCTGAACCTGCTCGCGTCGAATGAAGACGCCAAATTGCTGGCGGGCGGGCACTCGCTGCTGCCGGCGATGAAGCTGCGGCTGGCCGCGCCGGCGCTGCTGGTGGACCTGGGGCGGATCGGCGGGCTGCGCTACATACGCGGCACGCAGGACGGCATCGTGATCGGCGCGATGACGACGCACGCGGAGGTGGCGGCGTCGGCGTTGCTGAAGGCCGACTGCCCGCTGCTGCCGCAAACCGCCGAGCACATTGGCGACGTGCAGGTGCGCAACCGCGGAACGCTGGGCGGGAGCCTGGCGCACGCCGATCCGGCGGCAGACTATCCGGCGGCGATCCTGGCGCTGGACGCGGAGCTGGTGGCGCACAGCACAACGGGCGAGCGAGTGATCGCGGCGAAGGACTTCTTCACCGGGTTGTTTTCGACGGCGCTGGGCCCGGGCGAGATCATCACCGAAGTGCGCGTGCCGCGGACGAACGGAAGCGGTACGGCATACAAGAAATTCCATCATCCCGCCTCGGGATTCGCGGTGGCCGGCGTGGCGGTCGTGGTCCGCGGGACTTCCGCGAAACTCGAAAACGCTGCCGTGGGCATTACCGGCGTTGGGCCGAACGCGTATCGCGCGCGCAAGGTGGAGGCCGCGCTGCGCGGCAAGCCGGCGAGCGCGATTGCGGAAGCGGCGCAGAAGGCGGCCGACGGCGTGGAGCCGCTGAGCGACAACTTCGCTTCGGCGGAGTATCGGCGGCACCTGGCGAAGGTGTTCACGCGGCGGGCGATAGAAGAAGCACTTGGCACTTAG
- a CDS encoding amidohydrolase family protein, which yields MNSRRRLGLLAVAVALNVCVALAQESAAPARIAIKAGRLLDGSTNPAIENAVIIVAGDRIEAVGPAASVRIPAGIRVIDLSSDTVLPGLINGHDHPTIRAFTGIENARREGRNSLLQQLDEMAEPTQIQAARGVRDLRVDLLCGVTTEYVVGEVKFNDVYLKKLADAGVFPSPRLYLSGPWLMPTGGYDPITPTDGPWEMRRFIRKNVEAGAHHIKMVVNNGGMASGPSAGRPFANTSWSKEEMEAAVDEAHRLGVKVTVHAGDVASEKLALEAGADSIQHASSLTPEIMDLFVQKKASIVSTYAAGLQGYFTPKDFAYLDTEANSAADWIGRARALIERVRRENPRGFGNRTMQDRLQERYAQLRTARDRGIPIAVGTDNMQGLLHIDIYHLVDAGFTPIQAISAATGTGAKALGIDQEVGTLEKGKFADIISVRGRPDQNIYDLEKVNFVMVGGRNFTGLSFR from the coding sequence ATGAATTCACGACGGCGGTTGGGCCTGCTGGCTGTTGCGGTTGCTTTGAACGTATGCGTCGCCCTTGCCCAGGAGTCAGCAGCGCCCGCACGCATTGCTATTAAGGCCGGCCGGCTGCTGGACGGCAGCACAAACCCCGCGATCGAGAACGCCGTGATCATCGTGGCGGGAGACAGGATTGAAGCCGTCGGGCCTGCTGCGAGCGTCCGCATTCCCGCCGGCATCAGGGTGATCGATCTCAGCAGCGATACCGTGCTGCCCGGCCTGATCAATGGCCACGATCACCCGACAATCCGAGCGTTCACCGGCATCGAGAATGCACGGCGCGAGGGGCGCAACTCACTTCTGCAGCAGCTCGATGAAATGGCCGAGCCAACCCAAATTCAGGCCGCCCGCGGAGTGCGCGATCTGCGGGTTGACCTGCTCTGCGGTGTCACGACTGAATACGTCGTCGGCGAAGTGAAGTTTAACGATGTCTACCTGAAAAAGCTTGCCGACGCGGGCGTCTTTCCGTCCCCCCGCCTGTATCTCTCCGGCCCGTGGCTCATGCCCACCGGCGGGTACGACCCGATCACGCCAACCGACGGGCCGTGGGAAATGCGGCGCTTCATTCGAAAAAACGTCGAGGCCGGCGCTCACCACATCAAGATGGTCGTCAACAACGGCGGAATGGCATCCGGCCCGAGCGCGGGCCGCCCGTTTGCGAATACCAGCTGGTCCAAGGAGGAAATGGAAGCCGCCGTCGACGAGGCCCATCGGCTCGGCGTCAAGGTCACCGTCCACGCCGGCGACGTCGCCTCCGAAAAACTCGCCCTCGAAGCTGGCGCCGATTCCATCCAACACGCGTCCAGCCTGACTCCGGAGATCATGGACCTGTTCGTGCAAAAAAAGGCCTCTATCGTCAGCACCTATGCCGCCGGACTTCAGGGTTATTTCACTCCCAAAGATTTCGCTTACCTTGATACGGAGGCCAACAGCGCCGCCGACTGGATCGGCCGTGCTCGCGCCCTCATCGAGCGTGTCCGGCGAGAGAACCCCCGCGGATTTGGCAATCGCACCATGCAAGACCGCCTCCAGGAGCGCTATGCCCAACTCCGCACTGCTCGCGATCGCGGAATCCCGATTGCCGTCGGAACCGACAACATGCAAGGGCTGCTTCATATCGACATCTACCACCTGGTGGATGCGGGCTTTACCCCCATTCAGGCAATCAGCGCTGCCACGGGGACCGGCGCCAAGGCCTTGGGCATTGATCAAGAAGTCGGAACTCTCGAGAAGGGAAAATTTGCGGACATCATATCGGTGAGGGGAAGGCCCGATCAGAACATCTACGACCTCGAGAAGGTCAATTTTGTGATGGTGGGAGGCAGGAATTTCACCGGCCTGAGCTTTCGCTGA
- a CDS encoding carbon monoxide dehydrogenase subunit G codes for MKIQGTYTVPAPRNEVWNALMDPAILERAIPGCEKLTPLGDNRYTAILKAGVGNIKGTFNSEIALTELRPPASYTLTSKAKAPVGFVEGAGQVSLEEADGGAATTVRFAGDAKMGGMLASVAGRLFEAAAQKNIGDMFKNLAKLVAK; via the coding sequence ATGAAAATCCAAGGCACCTACACCGTTCCCGCTCCGCGCAACGAAGTGTGGAACGCGCTGATGGATCCGGCGATTCTGGAGCGGGCAATTCCCGGCTGCGAAAAGCTGACGCCGCTGGGCGACAACCGCTACACGGCGATCCTGAAGGCGGGCGTGGGCAACATCAAGGGGACGTTCAACAGCGAGATCGCGCTGACGGAGCTGAGGCCGCCGGCGAGCTACACGCTTACGTCGAAGGCCAAGGCGCCGGTCGGGTTCGTGGAAGGCGCCGGGCAGGTGAGCCTGGAAGAGGCCGACGGGGGCGCGGCGACCACGGTGCGCTTTGCCGGCGACGCGAAGATGGGCGGCATGCTGGCGTCGGTGGCCGGGCGGCTGTTCGAGGCGGCGGCGCAGAAGAACATCGGCGACATGTTCAAGAACCTGGCGAAGCTGGTTGCGAAGTGA
- a CDS encoding 2-oxoglutarate dehydrogenase E1 component, which translates to MATTLKSVSNTATGEREQVFEAFRRYGYLQADLDPLGHLRPEPHPELEQLRGEAAEEARAIYSGTIGAEFMHINDRERRRWVAERMESEPAPVDRERVLERLITAELFEQVLQSRYLGTKRFSLEGNASLIPLLDEAMNAAGERGAELIMLAMSHRGRLNVMGNIVGRPAADIFAKFEDVDPRSVLGSGDVKYHVGATGEYTTAGGKKLNLHLVSNPSHLEAVDPVVIGRARAKQVRRGADGKQAVLPIVLHGDGAFAGQGILAETLNLSGVAGYDVGGTLHVVVNNLIGFTTSPEELHTSRFAADIAKRLPIPVFHVNADDPEAVIRVARWAAEYRYEFGSDVVIDLIGYRRHGHSEVDDPTVTQPLLYKRIEARRRTWEIYAERIGVDASATAARIREQLMEAQRQASGYKKKPKMATLPGYWSAYRGGAWKPEYEVETGVQRAELQRLGEGLARAPEGFHVHPKIKKLLEQRAEMAAGKRAVDYGMAEALAFASLVTQGTPIRLSGQDTRRGTFNQRHAALIDIETEEQYVPLQHLAPDQASCEIYNSTLSEQGVLGFEYGYSRDYPEALVGWEAQFGDFANGAQIIIDQFISAGEDKWGLLSGVVLLLPHGYEGQGPEHSSARIERFLQLAAEDNMQITQPSTAAQYFHLLRRQALRKWRKPLVVFTPKSMLRHPLASSKIEDLERGPFLPVVPDAEVTNAERVLICTGKIGHELRQERQKRKDTATAIVFLDQMYPFPEAQLAAELGRHPKAREVVWVQEEPANMGALFYVGPRLRRLAKPTPVRSVKRSASASPATGSAKAHEMEQKTLLTLAFTTA; encoded by the coding sequence ATGGCGACCACGCTCAAGTCCGTGAGCAATACCGCGACTGGCGAACGCGAGCAGGTGTTTGAGGCGTTTCGCCGGTATGGATACCTGCAGGCGGACCTCGATCCGCTGGGACATCTGCGTCCGGAGCCGCATCCCGAGCTGGAACAACTGCGGGGCGAGGCGGCGGAGGAGGCGCGGGCCATCTACTCGGGCACGATTGGCGCCGAGTTCATGCACATCAACGATCGGGAGCGGCGGCGCTGGGTGGCCGAGCGCATGGAGAGCGAGCCGGCGCCGGTGGACCGGGAGCGCGTGCTGGAGCGGCTGATCACGGCGGAACTGTTCGAGCAGGTCTTGCAGTCGCGCTATTTGGGCACGAAGCGGTTTTCGCTGGAGGGCAACGCGTCGCTGATCCCGCTGCTGGACGAAGCGATGAACGCGGCGGGTGAGCGCGGCGCCGAACTGATCATGCTGGCCATGAGCCATCGCGGGCGGCTGAACGTGATGGGCAACATCGTGGGGCGGCCGGCGGCTGACATCTTCGCCAAATTCGAGGATGTGGACCCGCGCAGCGTGCTGGGCTCGGGCGACGTGAAGTATCACGTGGGCGCGACGGGGGAATACACGACCGCGGGCGGCAAGAAGCTCAACCTGCACCTGGTGTCAAATCCCAGCCATCTGGAAGCGGTTGATCCGGTGGTGATCGGGCGCGCGCGGGCGAAGCAGGTGCGGCGCGGCGCCGACGGTAAACAGGCGGTGTTGCCGATCGTGCTGCACGGCGACGGCGCGTTTGCCGGGCAGGGAATCCTGGCCGAGACGCTGAACCTGAGCGGCGTGGCCGGATACGACGTGGGCGGAACGCTGCACGTGGTGGTGAACAACCTGATCGGCTTCACCACGTCGCCGGAGGAGCTGCACACCTCGCGTTTTGCCGCCGACATTGCCAAGCGCCTGCCGATCCCCGTCTTCCACGTGAACGCCGACGATCCGGAAGCGGTGATTCGCGTGGCGCGGTGGGCGGCGGAGTATCGCTACGAGTTCGGCAGCGACGTTGTGATTGACCTGATCGGCTATCGCCGGCACGGGCACAGCGAAGTGGACGACCCGACGGTGACGCAGCCGCTGCTGTACAAGCGGATCGAGGCGCGCCGGCGGACGTGGGAAATCTACGCCGAGCGCATAGGGGTGGATGCGAGCGCAACGGCGGCGCGCATTCGCGAGCAACTGATGGAAGCGCAGCGCCAGGCGAGCGGCTACAAGAAGAAGCCGAAGATGGCAACGCTGCCGGGGTACTGGTCGGCGTATCGCGGCGGAGCGTGGAAGCCGGAGTACGAGGTAGAGACCGGCGTGCAGCGGGCGGAGTTGCAGCGCCTGGGCGAGGGACTGGCGCGCGCGCCGGAGGGCTTTCACGTGCATCCGAAGATCAAAAAGCTGCTCGAGCAGCGCGCCGAGATGGCGGCGGGGAAGCGCGCGGTGGACTACGGCATGGCCGAAGCGCTGGCGTTCGCGTCGCTGGTGACGCAGGGGACGCCGATCCGGCTTTCGGGGCAGGACACGCGGCGCGGCACCTTCAACCAGCGTCACGCGGCGCTGATCGATATCGAGACGGAAGAGCAATACGTGCCGCTGCAACATTTGGCGCCGGACCAGGCGAGCTGCGAGATCTACAACTCGACGCTTTCCGAGCAGGGCGTGCTCGGCTTTGAGTACGGCTACAGCCGCGATTATCCGGAGGCGCTGGTGGGGTGGGAGGCGCAGTTCGGGGACTTCGCCAACGGCGCACAGATCATCATTGACCAGTTCATCAGCGCGGGCGAGGACAAGTGGGGGCTGCTCTCCGGCGTGGTGCTGCTGCTGCCGCACGGCTACGAGGGACAGGGGCCGGAGCACTCCAGCGCGCGCATTGAGCGCTTTCTGCAGCTCGCGGCCGAAGACAACATGCAGATCACACAGCCCTCGACGGCGGCGCAGTACTTCCACCTGCTGCGGCGGCAGGCGCTGCGCAAATGGCGCAAGCCGCTGGTGGTGTTCACGCCGAAGAGCATGCTGCGGCATCCGCTGGCGTCGTCGAAGATTGAAGACCTGGAGCGCGGACCGTTCCTGCCGGTAGTGCCCGACGCCGAGGTCACCAACGCCGAGCGCGTGCTGATCTGCACCGGCAAGATCGGGCACGAACTGAGGCAGGAGCGGCAGAAGCGGAAAGACACGGCCACGGCGATTGTTTTCCTCGACCAGATGTATCCGTTTCCTGAAGCGCAGTTGGCGGCGGAACTGGGGCGGCATCCCAAGGCGCGCGAAGTGGTGTGGGTGCAGGAGGAGCCGGCAAACATGGGCGCGCTGTTCTACGTGGGGCCGCGGCTGCGGCGCCTGGCGAAGCCGACACCGGTGCGTTCGGTGAAGCGCTCGGCGAGCGCGAGCCCTGCCACCGGATCGGCCAAGGCGCACGAGATGGAGCAGAAGACGCTGCTCACGCTGGCGTTCACGACCGCATAA
- a CDS encoding TolC family protein, whose product MSVPGPPQGPALSLAALEEMAAANNPTLKQAAAEVRAAEGRKQQAGLYPNPTVGYTGEEIAGGPSRAGQQGFFVQQEIVLGGKLGLSRSVFEKERQQALAEAQEQQIRVLNNVRLLFYQALAAQQLVELRRNLSKLAADAVETSHQLFNIGQADQPDVLQAEVEGEQAQLAVTFAEQDQVRVWKSLAATIGRPDLPLARLEGDLEQVPAITDEWLDAILRDSPAVRIAELGVARAETALTRARREPVPNLLLRGGLQQNRELRESTGRPVGLQGFAEIGVQVPLFNRNQGNVAAAQADLERSRLEVQRTRLLLRERAAPFFQNYLTARAAVERYRGQMLPRAQKAYELYLKKHQQMAAAYPQVLIAQRTLFQLQTDYIAALENLWTNSLALKGFLLTDGLEAPARPGEMDRPVREINLPTSAVTPPQAR is encoded by the coding sequence ATGTCCGTGCCCGGGCCTCCGCAAGGCCCTGCGCTCAGCCTGGCCGCGTTGGAAGAAATGGCCGCCGCGAATAATCCGACGCTGAAACAGGCCGCCGCCGAGGTTCGGGCTGCTGAGGGCCGCAAGCAGCAAGCCGGTCTCTACCCGAACCCGACGGTTGGCTACACCGGCGAAGAAATCGCTGGCGGACCCTCGCGCGCCGGTCAACAGGGTTTCTTCGTCCAGCAGGAGATTGTCCTCGGAGGGAAGCTGGGCCTGAGTCGCAGCGTCTTCGAAAAAGAACGCCAGCAGGCCCTGGCCGAGGCCCAGGAACAGCAGATACGTGTGCTGAACAATGTTCGCCTGCTTTTCTATCAGGCGTTGGCGGCGCAGCAACTGGTGGAACTGCGGCGCAACCTCAGCAAGCTCGCTGCCGATGCGGTTGAAACGTCGCACCAGTTGTTCAACATAGGCCAGGCCGACCAGCCCGATGTTCTGCAGGCCGAAGTAGAAGGCGAACAGGCGCAGCTCGCCGTCACCTTCGCCGAACAGGACCAGGTGCGTGTCTGGAAATCGCTTGCCGCGACCATAGGCCGGCCCGATCTCCCGCTGGCGCGTCTGGAAGGCGATCTGGAGCAGGTGCCCGCGATCACCGACGAGTGGCTGGACGCCATCCTGCGCGACAGTCCCGCGGTCAGAATTGCGGAACTCGGCGTCGCCAGAGCGGAAACCGCCCTGACGCGCGCCCGGCGCGAACCGGTTCCCAACCTGCTTCTCCGTGGTGGCTTGCAGCAGAACCGCGAACTGCGCGAATCCACCGGACGGCCAGTTGGTCTCCAGGGCTTCGCCGAGATTGGCGTGCAGGTTCCCCTCTTCAACCGGAACCAGGGGAACGTCGCGGCCGCGCAGGCCGACCTGGAGCGCTCGCGCCTGGAAGTGCAGCGGACCCGGCTCCTGCTGCGCGAGCGCGCCGCGCCGTTCTTCCAGAACTATCTGACGGCGCGCGCCGCCGTCGAGCGCTACCGCGGCCAGATGCTTCCCCGCGCCCAGAAGGCATATGAACTCTATCTCAAGAAGCACCAGCAGATGGCGGCCGCATATCCGCAGGTGCTGATCGCACAGCGAACGCTGTTCCAGCTCCAGACCGATTACATCGCAGCACTGGAAAATCTGTGGACGAACTCCCTCGCCCTGAAAGGCTTCCTGCTTACGGATGGTCTGGAAGCGCCGGCGCGGCCGGGCGAGATGGATCGTCCGGTTCGCGAAATCAATCTGCCGACGTCGGCGGTCACACCGCCGCAGGCGAGGTGA
- a CDS encoding Zn-dependent hydrolase: MAIDRRTLLKAAALASAGAAISSSSFGAAPEPLRINAQRLRESIEGLSVFGRRAGGTFADGVSRVAYSDADVAGRKFAMDLMRSARLEPRVDAAGNIFGDRAGSDASLKPILFGSHIDSVPSGGNFDGDLGSLSAIEVIRTLNESNTTTRHPLRVAIWANEEGGLVGSRSAAGELPPEELDRVVNGVRRREGIAKIGGAPDRLAEARIPQHSFHCYIELHIEQGGKLEKAGIPVGVVEGIVSIDEYEAEIRGFANHAGTTPMPERRNALLAAAKLIEAVQAVVTSEPGAQVGTVGRLEVSPNARNVVPGLVRHSIELRDLSAEKIARLGGDIQQRAQGIARETGTEISIKQVEHDPPAVASPQIQQLVERSAATLGLRTMRLPSGAGHDAQMMARLGPMGMIFVPSVGGVSHSPKELTRWEDCANGANVLLHTVLLADQS, translated from the coding sequence ATGGCGATTGACCGTCGCACCTTGCTCAAAGCCGCTGCGCTGGCGTCGGCCGGCGCGGCCATTTCCTCCTCTTCGTTCGGGGCCGCGCCGGAGCCGTTGCGCATCAACGCGCAGCGTTTGCGGGAGAGCATCGAAGGGCTCAGCGTTTTCGGGCGCCGGGCGGGCGGCACGTTTGCCGACGGCGTGAGCCGGGTTGCGTACTCGGACGCCGATGTTGCCGGACGCAAGTTCGCGATGGACCTGATGCGCTCGGCGCGTCTCGAGCCGCGGGTTGACGCGGCGGGCAACATCTTTGGGGACCGCGCCGGCTCCGATGCCTCGCTGAAGCCCATCCTGTTTGGTTCACACATCGATTCGGTGCCGAGCGGCGGCAATTTCGACGGCGATCTGGGTTCGTTGTCGGCGATCGAGGTCATCCGCACGCTGAACGAAAGCAACACGACCACCCGGCATCCGCTGCGGGTGGCGATCTGGGCGAACGAGGAAGGCGGGCTGGTGGGCAGCCGAAGCGCGGCCGGCGAGCTTCCGCCGGAAGAACTCGACCGCGTGGTAAACGGCGTTCGGCGGCGCGAGGGCATCGCGAAAATCGGCGGCGCGCCGGATCGACTCGCGGAAGCGCGGATACCTCAACATTCGTTCCACTGCTACATCGAGCTGCACATCGAGCAAGGCGGCAAGCTGGAAAAAGCAGGCATTCCCGTGGGGGTGGTGGAAGGAATTGTGAGCATTGACGAATACGAGGCGGAGATTCGCGGCTTCGCCAACCACGCCGGAACCACACCCATGCCGGAGCGGCGCAACGCGCTGCTGGCCGCCGCCAAGCTGATCGAAGCAGTGCAGGCGGTGGTGACCTCGGAACCGGGCGCGCAGGTCGGCACCGTCGGGCGCCTGGAAGTTTCGCCGAATGCGCGCAATGTGGTCCCCGGGCTGGTGCGGCACTCGATCGAACTGCGCGATCTTTCAGCGGAGAAGATCGCGCGGCTGGGAGGCGACATTCAACAGCGCGCGCAGGGGATTGCGCGCGAGACCGGCACGGAGATCAGCATCAAGCAGGTGGAGCACGATCCGCCGGCGGTCGCCAGCCCGCAGATTCAGCAACTGGTCGAGCGCAGCGCCGCCACGCTCGGCCTGCGCACCATGCGCCTGCCCAGCGGCGCCGGGCATGACGCGCAGATGATGGCGCGGCTCGGGCCGATGGGCATGATCTTCGTGCCCAGCGTGGGCGGCGTGAGCCACTCGCCGAAAGAACTCACGCGCTGGGAAGACTGCGCCAACGGCGCCAACGTGCTGCTGCACACCGTCCTGCTGGCCGACCAGAGCTGA
- a CDS encoding YceI family protein, with amino-acid sequence MARAQGKFVVMALLLGGMPGIGSAFMWPQAQPIDVEHSSFTIHVGKAGLFSPFGHDHTVRAPIASGEVDRGKAQVALAVKSASLVVADPGESESTRAEVQKTMLGPEVLDVQRYPEIRFQSTRVEKRDGNSWQVTGELELHGARRPITFTVKESGGAFTGSAIVKQRDFGITPVTAGGGTVKVKNEVMVEFEVKLSK; translated from the coding sequence GTGGCGCGCGCGCAGGGAAAATTCGTCGTCATGGCGCTGCTGCTCGGCGGCATGCCGGGGATCGGCAGCGCTTTCATGTGGCCGCAGGCGCAGCCGATTGACGTGGAGCACTCCAGTTTCACCATCCACGTGGGCAAGGCAGGGCTGTTTTCCCCCTTTGGACACGACCACACGGTGCGCGCCCCGATTGCGAGCGGAGAAGTAGATCGGGGCAAGGCGCAAGTTGCGCTGGCCGTGAAGAGCGCAAGCCTGGTGGTGGCTGACCCCGGCGAATCGGAGTCGACGCGGGCCGAAGTCCAGAAGACCATGCTCGGGCCTGAGGTGCTCGACGTGCAGCGGTATCCTGAGATCCGCTTCCAATCCACGCGCGTGGAAAAGCGCGACGGCAACTCGTGGCAGGTCACGGGCGAGCTGGAACTGCACGGCGCCAGGCGTCCCATTACGTTCACGGTGAAAGAAAGCGGCGGCGCGTTCACAGGAAGCGCCATCGTGAAGCAGCGCGACTTCGGCATCACGCCGGTCACGGCAGGCGGCGGCACGGTGAAGGTGAAGAACGAAGTGATGGTGGAGTTCGAAGTGAAGCTTTCGAAGTGA